A window of the Streptomyces sp. NBC_00250 genome harbors these coding sequences:
- a CDS encoding ABC transporter ATP-binding protein, whose amino-acid sequence MSAQQPVLQLQNLTRVHGAGATEVHALRGIDLAVYPGELVAVMGPSGSGKSTLLTIAGGLDTPTSGQVIVENTDITRASVKELAALRRRSIGYVFQDYNLIPALTAAENVALPRELDGTSARKARVEALKALEEMGLGHLADRFPDEMSGGQQQRVAIARALVGDRRLVLADEPTGALDSETGESVLALLRTRCDAGAAGVLVTHEPRFAAWADRVVFLRDGAIVDQTVRSEADSLLSGQVAEA is encoded by the coding sequence ATGTCCGCACAGCAGCCCGTGCTGCAACTCCAGAACCTGACCCGCGTCCACGGCGCGGGTGCCACCGAGGTCCATGCCCTGCGCGGCATCGACCTCGCCGTGTACCCGGGTGAACTCGTCGCCGTCATGGGCCCGTCCGGCTCCGGCAAGTCCACGCTGCTCACCATCGCCGGTGGCCTCGACACCCCCACGTCGGGGCAGGTGATCGTCGAGAACACCGACATCACCCGGGCGAGCGTCAAGGAACTCGCGGCCCTGCGCCGCCGCAGCATCGGTTACGTCTTCCAGGACTACAACCTCATCCCGGCCCTCACCGCCGCCGAGAACGTGGCCCTGCCCCGCGAGCTGGACGGGACCTCCGCCCGCAAGGCGCGCGTCGAGGCCCTCAAGGCGCTGGAGGAGATGGGCCTCGGTCACCTCGCCGACCGCTTCCCCGACGAGATGTCCGGCGGCCAGCAGCAGCGCGTGGCCATCGCCCGCGCCCTCGTCGGCGACCGCCGGCTCGTCCTCGCCGACGAACCGACCGGCGCCCTCGACTCCGAGACCGGCGAGTCCGTGCTGGCCCTGCTCCGCACCCGCTGCGACGCCGGCGCCGCCGGTGTCCTCGTCACCCACGAGCCGCGGTTCGCGGCCTGGGCGGACCGGGTCGTGTTCCTGCGGGACGGCGCCATCGTCGACCAGACCGTGCGCAGCGAGGCCGATTCCCTGCTGTCGGGACAGGTGGCTGAGGCGTGA
- a CDS encoding PadR family transcriptional regulator — translation MSIRHGLLALLERGPRYGSQLRTEFESRTGSTWPLNVGQVYTTLSRLERDGMVAQGGEDAAGHALYAITDSGRAELRTWFEKPVDRTSPARDELAIKLAMAVGAPSIDIRDVIQSQRRHTVKAMQDYTRLKAQALVAVESGGARERDDVAWLLVLEQLIFQTEAEARWLDHCESRLIRLSATASASAAAASDSAPDAETPTTTSAPRTETAPPATSATPAGAPTATARPGAEAVPPVAGAR, via the coding sequence ATGTCGATCCGCCACGGGCTTCTCGCCCTCCTCGAACGCGGCCCTCGGTACGGCTCGCAGCTCCGTACGGAGTTCGAGTCGCGCACCGGTTCCACCTGGCCGCTGAACGTCGGCCAGGTCTACACGACCCTCAGCCGGCTCGAACGGGACGGCATGGTCGCCCAGGGCGGCGAGGACGCTGCCGGGCACGCCCTCTACGCGATCACCGACAGCGGCCGCGCCGAACTCAGGACCTGGTTCGAGAAGCCGGTGGACCGCACCAGCCCCGCCCGTGACGAACTGGCCATCAAGCTCGCCATGGCCGTGGGCGCCCCCAGCATCGACATCCGCGACGTCATCCAGTCCCAGCGCCGACACACCGTGAAGGCGATGCAGGACTACACCCGCCTCAAGGCCCAGGCACTCGTCGCCGTCGAGAGCGGCGGAGCCCGGGAACGGGACGACGTCGCCTGGCTGCTCGTCCTGGAGCAGCTGATCTTCCAGACCGAGGCCGAGGCACGCTGGCTGGACCACTGCGAATCCCGGCTGATCCGCCTCTCGGCGACGGCGTCGGCGTCGGCCGCCGCAGCCTCCGACTCGGCGCCCGACGCCGAAACGCCGACCACCACGTCGGCACCCCGAACCGAAACGGCCCCGCCGGCCACCTCCGCCACCCCGGCCGGGGCCCCGACGGCCACCGCCCGGCCGGGCGCCGAGGCCGTGCCACCCGTGGCCGGGGCGCGCTGA
- a CDS encoding protein kinase domain-containing protein, with product MSQDGAQGRYAGGSVAGGRYQLRDLLGEGGMASVYLAYDSALDRQVAIKTLHTELGREQSFRERFRREAQAVAKLSHTNIVSVFDTGEDTLDGAVMPYIVMEYVEGQPLGSVLASDIQQYGAMPADKALKVTADVLAALEVSHEMGLVHRDIKPGNVMTTKRGVVKVMDFGIARAMQSGVTSMTQTGMVVGTPQYLSPEQALGRAVDARSDLYSVGIMLFQLLTGRLPFDADSPLAIAYAHVQEEPVAPSTVNRSVTPAMDALVARALRKNPNERFPSAASMRDECLRVLSAGQTGAPMIVQGGPVSSGAGVGSAVFPPVGQTPPPAPQPGTHGVQQPYQPPTPQPGPYGPATPAPAPSYGYPQQAPPPAPAYPTPAPQSAYQNPGPAPYAPVHTPVPAPAGGGSRRNTPVLVGAIVVSLLAVGGLLVALNLDKDGDPEAGGTGGTDTQQSQTAAPGHKGPDLTKSIDPKKCTQPTESSDDPEKFEVPNFTYKNLQSVKECIQAAGWKLKPQRPVDENTYGEGTVLEQYPPSGQDIAAEDAEFTLTVSTGNPGQ from the coding sequence ATGAGCCAGGACGGCGCACAGGGCCGCTATGCGGGCGGTTCGGTCGCGGGCGGCCGGTACCAGCTGCGCGACCTTCTCGGCGAGGGCGGTATGGCGTCGGTCTACCTGGCCTACGACAGCGCCCTCGACCGGCAGGTCGCCATCAAGACGCTGCACACGGAACTCGGCCGGGAGCAGTCCTTCCGCGAGCGGTTCCGACGCGAGGCGCAGGCGGTCGCGAAGCTGTCGCACACCAACATCGTCTCGGTCTTCGACACCGGCGAGGACACCCTCGACGGCGCCGTCATGCCGTACATCGTCATGGAGTACGTGGAGGGGCAGCCGCTCGGCTCGGTCCTCGCCTCGGACATCCAGCAGTACGGCGCGATGCCGGCCGACAAGGCGCTGAAGGTCACGGCCGACGTGCTCGCCGCCCTCGAGGTCAGCCACGAGATGGGCCTGGTCCACCGCGACATCAAGCCCGGCAACGTGATGACGACCAAGCGCGGCGTCGTCAAGGTCATGGACTTCGGCATCGCGCGGGCCATGCAGTCCGGGGTCACGTCGATGACGCAGACCGGCATGGTCGTCGGTACCCCTCAGTACCTCTCCCCCGAGCAGGCCCTCGGGCGCGCGGTGGACGCCCGCTCCGACCTCTACTCGGTCGGCATCATGCTGTTCCAGCTGCTGACGGGCCGTCTCCCCTTCGACGCCGACTCGCCGCTGGCCATCGCGTACGCGCACGTACAGGAGGAGCCGGTCGCCCCGTCCACCGTCAACCGGTCGGTGACGCCGGCGATGGACGCGCTCGTCGCCCGCGCCCTGCGAAAGAACCCGAACGAGCGGTTCCCGAGCGCGGCGTCGATGCGCGACGAGTGCCTGCGGGTGCTCTCGGCGGGTCAGACCGGTGCCCCGATGATCGTCCAGGGCGGTCCGGTCAGCAGCGGTGCGGGAGTCGGCTCGGCGGTCTTCCCGCCCGTCGGCCAGACCCCGCCGCCCGCTCCGCAGCCCGGAACGCACGGGGTGCAGCAGCCCTACCAGCCGCCGACGCCGCAGCCGGGCCCCTACGGCCCCGCGACCCCGGCGCCCGCCCCCTCGTACGGCTACCCGCAGCAGGCCCCGCCGCCCGCTCCGGCGTACCCGACCCCGGCCCCGCAGTCCGCGTACCAGAACCCCGGCCCCGCGCCGTACGCCCCGGTGCACACGCCCGTGCCCGCCCCGGCGGGCGGCGGTTCGCGGCGGAACACTCCCGTGCTCGTGGGCGCGATCGTCGTCTCCCTGCTCGCGGTCGGCGGCCTGCTCGTGGCCCTCAACCTCGACAAGGACGGGGACCCCGAGGCCGGCGGCACGGGCGGCACCGACACCCAGCAGAGTCAGACCGCGGCCCCCGGTCACAAGGGCCCGGACCTGACCAAGAGCATCGACCCGAAGAAGTGCACGCAGCCGACCGAGTCGAGCGACGACCCCGAGAAGTTCGAGGTCCCCAACTTCACCTACAAGAACCTCCAGTCGGTGAAGGAATGCATCCAGGCGGCCGGCTGGAAGCTCAAGCCCCAGCGCCCGGTGGACGAGAACACCTACGGCGAGGGCACGGTCCTGGAGCAGTACCCGCCGTCGGGCCAGGACATCGCGGCCGAGGACGCCGAGTTCACGCTCACCGTCTCGACGGGCAACCCGGGGCAGTGA
- a CDS encoding protein kinase domain-containing protein — MAPESGADGGVPDSSAESWGVGGVVGDGRYRLTHRLGRGGMAEVFAAEDVRLGRTVAVKLLRADLAEDPVSKARFTREAQSVAGLNHHAIVAVYDSGEDLVAGRPVPYIVMELVEGRTIRELLMSAEAPGPEQALIIVSGVLEALAYSHQHGIVHRDIKPANVIITHGGAVKVMDFGIARALHGAQSTMTQTGMVMGTPQYLSPEQALGKAVDHRSDLYATGCLLYELLALRPPFTGETPLSVVYQHVQDAPIPPSDVTQSVPPELDGLVMRSLAKDPDDRFQSAEEMRGLIQYGLQMLQQQGGHTGTWNTGPVETHDGGHTPVGGMAATTAMGHPMHGETSQGPILPPRNPDDGGVGGYGGYDGGTGGNGGYGQDGSYGSHGGGRGGRGKVWLFAALALVAVVAGVVFALDKAGEKSGSTGGTTPPTVTTSPSTKSEEPTPSSEEPSEEPSTDQGTSDGGVTEAPWPPPTTYQPSTQPPTTTPPTTEPSKTTEPPTEPTNEPTEPTDPPTETTDPPPTETTTDPTGGNNNSDPPPTDGTETG; from the coding sequence ATGGCACCCGAATCCGGAGCAGATGGCGGTGTGCCCGACTCGTCGGCGGAGTCCTGGGGCGTCGGTGGCGTCGTCGGCGACGGCCGCTACCGGCTGACGCACCGTCTGGGCCGCGGTGGCATGGCCGAGGTCTTCGCTGCCGAGGACGTACGGCTCGGCCGTACGGTCGCCGTCAAGCTCCTCCGCGCCGATCTCGCCGAGGACCCGGTCTCCAAGGCCCGGTTCACCCGCGAGGCGCAGTCCGTCGCCGGACTCAACCACCACGCGATCGTCGCCGTGTACGACTCCGGCGAGGACCTGGTGGCCGGCCGGCCCGTGCCGTACATCGTGATGGAACTGGTCGAGGGCCGCACCATCCGCGAGCTGCTGATGAGCGCCGAGGCCCCCGGGCCCGAGCAGGCCCTCATCATCGTCTCCGGAGTCCTGGAGGCGCTGGCCTATTCGCACCAGCACGGCATCGTGCACCGTGACATCAAGCCGGCGAACGTGATCATCACCCACGGCGGCGCCGTGAAGGTCATGGACTTCGGCATCGCCCGCGCCCTGCACGGCGCGCAGTCGACGATGACCCAGACCGGCATGGTCATGGGCACCCCGCAGTACCTCTCCCCCGAGCAGGCGCTCGGCAAGGCCGTCGACCACCGCTCCGACCTGTACGCGACGGGCTGTCTCCTCTACGAACTCCTCGCGCTGCGGCCCCCGTTCACCGGCGAGACCCCGCTGTCCGTCGTGTACCAGCACGTCCAGGACGCGCCGATCCCGCCGTCCGACGTCACGCAGTCCGTGCCGCCGGAGCTCGACGGACTGGTGATGCGCTCGCTCGCGAAGGACCCGGACGACCGGTTCCAGAGCGCCGAGGAGATGCGCGGCCTCATCCAGTACGGCCTCCAGATGCTCCAGCAGCAGGGCGGCCACACCGGTACGTGGAACACCGGCCCGGTCGAGACGCACGACGGCGGTCACACCCCGGTCGGCGGCATGGCCGCGACGACCGCGATGGGCCACCCCATGCACGGCGAGACCTCGCAGGGCCCGATCCTTCCCCCGCGGAACCCGGACGACGGCGGCGTCGGCGGGTACGGCGGCTACGACGGCGGTACGGGCGGGAACGGCGGCTACGGCCAGGACGGGTCGTACGGCTCGCACGGCGGTGGCAGGGGCGGCCGCGGCAAGGTGTGGCTGTTCGCCGCGCTCGCGCTGGTCGCGGTCGTCGCCGGTGTCGTCTTCGCCCTCGACAAGGCGGGCGAGAAGAGCGGCAGCACGGGCGGCACGACGCCGCCGACGGTCACCACCTCGCCGTCGACGAAGTCGGAGGAGCCCACGCCCTCCTCGGAGGAGCCCTCCGAGGAGCCGTCGACCGACCAGGGCACGTCGGACGGAGGCGTCACGGAGGCACCGTGGCCGCCGCCGACCACGTACCAGCCGTCGACCCAGCCGCCGACCACGACTCCGCCGACGACCGAGCCGTCGAAGACGACCGAGCCGCCCACGGAGCCCACGAACGAGCCGACGGAGCCGACGGACCCGCCGACGGAGACCACGGACCCGCCGCCGACCGAGACGACGACCGACCCCACCGGGGGCAACAACAACTCGGACCCGCCGCCGACGGACGGCACCGAGACGGGCTGA
- a CDS encoding phosphotransferase: protein MLRRHRHAGEPLSCVPVTEGLLNRGFRLSTTRGTYFLKQHLDAPTADRVTIARQHRATQRLHALGLPVAPPLPDATGRTVAVVDGRCYALHPWVDGRHRDGTQLSTGCSRRLGTLLGQVHTALDRVMEPSGPDGAPGAADDGVCASADLQDTFRAIDELIRLARAHRPRDSFDALAEHRLRERRRLLAQHAHHRPPPAAAAGWVHGDFHPLNLLYRGAEPAAIVDWDRLGVRPRAEEAVRAAAIFFVRPGGELALEKVRAYARAYRRATGADRAELAAAAHRVWWERLNDFWTLRWRYQLHDRRADPQFPAVSALAVWWTREYEAVRDAFAG from the coding sequence CTGCTGCGCCGCCACCGGCACGCCGGGGAGCCCCTCTCCTGCGTGCCCGTCACCGAAGGGCTGCTCAACCGCGGCTTCCGGCTCTCCACCACCCGCGGCACGTACTTCCTCAAGCAGCACCTGGACGCCCCCACCGCCGACCGCGTCACCATCGCCCGCCAGCACCGCGCCACCCAGCGGCTGCACGCCCTCGGCCTGCCCGTCGCCCCGCCGCTGCCCGACGCCACCGGCCGCACCGTCGCCGTCGTCGACGGCCGCTGCTACGCCCTGCACCCCTGGGTCGACGGCCGCCACCGGGACGGCACCCAGCTCTCCACCGGCTGCTCCCGGCGCCTCGGCACCCTGCTCGGGCAGGTCCACACGGCCCTGGACCGGGTCATGGAACCCTCGGGGCCGGACGGGGCACCCGGGGCCGCCGACGACGGCGTCTGCGCGAGCGCCGACCTGCAGGACACCTTCCGGGCCATCGACGAGCTGATCCGCCTGGCCCGCGCGCACCGCCCCCGCGACAGCTTCGACGCGCTCGCCGAGCACCGGCTCAGGGAGCGCCGCCGGCTCCTCGCCCAGCACGCCCACCACCGTCCGCCGCCCGCCGCGGCCGCCGGCTGGGTGCACGGCGACTTCCACCCGCTGAACCTGCTCTACCGGGGCGCCGAGCCCGCCGCGATCGTCGACTGGGACCGGCTCGGGGTCCGGCCGAGGGCCGAGGAGGCGGTCCGGGCCGCCGCCATCTTCTTCGTACGGCCGGGGGGCGAGCTGGCCCTGGAGAAGGTGCGGGCGTACGCGCGCGCGTACCGGCGGGCGACCGGCGCCGACCGCGCCGAGCTGGCGGCGGCGGCGCACCGGGTGTGGTGGGAGCGGCTCAACGACTTCTGGACGCTGCGCTGGCGCTACCAGCTGCACGACCGAAGGGCCGACCCGCAGTTTCCTGCGGTGTCGGCCCTGGCGGTCTGGTGGACCCGCGAGTACGAGGCGGTACGCGACGCGTTCGCGGGGTGA
- a CDS encoding pyridoxamine 5'-phosphate oxidase family protein, producing MSTDEIRAIELLSGVSYGRVATSMRAMPFVAPARHIVSDGRVLLRLHRGLGYHRACNGSVVAYGADNFNSGSKHLWSVQFTGTAEIVEPAEEELAAFGAEPEQVDGETFDPVYMRIEPQFVTVHALDYASETPVTRTAPHSVRRHLHHVA from the coding sequence ATGTCCACCGACGAGATCCGCGCCATCGAGTTGCTCAGCGGCGTGTCGTACGGCCGGGTGGCGACGAGCATGCGGGCGATGCCGTTCGTCGCACCCGCCCGGCACATCGTGTCCGACGGCCGCGTCCTGCTCCGGCTGCACCGGGGCCTCGGCTACCACCGCGCCTGCAACGGCAGCGTCGTCGCGTACGGCGCGGACAACTTCAACTCGGGCTCGAAGCACCTCTGGTCCGTGCAGTTCACCGGCACCGCCGAGATCGTCGAGCCGGCCGAGGAGGAGCTCGCGGCCTTCGGCGCCGAGCCGGAGCAGGTGGACGGCGAGACCTTCGACCCGGTCTACATGCGGATCGAACCGCAGTTCGTGACGGTGCACGCGCTCGACTACGCGAGCGAGACCCCGGTGACCCGGACCGCCCCCCATTCCGTGCGGCGACACCTCCACCACGTAGCGTGA
- a CDS encoding response regulator transcription factor, with product MREDGKIRVFLLDDHEVVRRGVHELLSVEDDIEVVGEAGTAADALVRIPATRPDVAVLDVRLPDGSGVEVCREIRTQDEGIKCLMLTSYADDEALFDAIMAGASGYVLKAIRGNELLNAVRDVAAGKSLLDPVATARVLERLRDGNNPKGDDKLANLTDQERRILDLIGEGLTNRVIGERLHLAEKTIKNYVSSLLSKLGMERRSQAAAYVARLQAERH from the coding sequence GTGCGCGAAGATGGAAAAATCCGGGTATTTCTGCTGGACGACCACGAAGTCGTCCGGCGCGGCGTCCACGAGCTGCTCTCCGTGGAGGACGACATCGAGGTGGTCGGGGAGGCCGGGACGGCGGCGGACGCGCTGGTCAGGATCCCCGCGACCCGTCCCGACGTCGCGGTGCTCGACGTCCGGCTGCCGGACGGCAGCGGGGTGGAGGTGTGCCGCGAGATCCGCACGCAGGACGAGGGCATCAAGTGCCTGATGCTCACCTCGTACGCGGACGACGAGGCGCTCTTCGACGCGATCATGGCCGGGGCCTCGGGATACGTCCTCAAGGCCATCCGGGGCAACGAACTGCTGAACGCGGTACGGGACGTGGCGGCCGGCAAGTCGCTGCTCGACCCGGTGGCGACCGCCCGCGTCCTGGAACGGCTGCGCGACGGCAACAATCCGAAGGGTGACGACAAGCTCGCCAACCTGACGGACCAGGAGCGCAGGATCCTGGACCTGATCGGCGAGGGACTGACCAACCGGGTCATCGGCGAACGGCTCCACCTCGCGGAGAAGACCATCAAGAACTATGTCTCCAGCCTGCTGTCGAAGCTGGGCATGGAGCGCCGCTCGCAGGCCGCGGCGTATGTGGCGCGGCTCCAGGCGGAGCGCCACTGA
- the pdhA gene encoding pyruvate dehydrogenase (acetyl-transferring) E1 component subunit alpha has translation MTVESTAARKTTRRSSGTKRTASASTSTTKKTSTRAEADAVEPELVQLLTPEGERVQHPDYDIDLSAEELRGLYRDMVLTRRFDAEATSLQRQGELGLWASLLGQEAAQIGSGRALRDDDYVFPTYREHGVAWVRGVDPTNLLGMFRGVNHGGWDPSTNNFHLYTIVLGSQTLHATGYAMGIAKDGADSAVLAYFGDGASSQGDVNESFVFSAVYNAPVVFFCQNNQWAISEPTEKQTRVPLYQRARGFGFPGVRVDGNDVLACLAVTRSALERARRGEGPTLIEAFTYRMAAHTTSDDPTKYRRDEEREAWEAKDPIQRLKAYMENEGHADAAFFEELEAESEALGKQVREVVRAMPVPEHMAIFDHTYADGHALVDEERAEFAAYQASFANGEAE, from the coding sequence GTGACCGTGGAGAGCACTGCAGCGCGCAAGACGACGCGACGCAGCAGCGGCACCAAGCGCACCGCAAGCGCGAGCACCAGCACCACCAAGAAGACGAGCACGCGCGCCGAGGCGGACGCTGTGGAGCCCGAGCTCGTCCAGCTGCTGACGCCCGAGGGAGAGCGCGTCCAGCACCCCGATTACGACATCGACCTGAGCGCCGAGGAGCTGCGCGGTCTCTACCGCGACATGGTCCTGACCCGTCGCTTCGACGCCGAGGCCACCTCGCTGCAGCGCCAGGGTGAGCTGGGCCTGTGGGCTTCGCTGCTCGGCCAGGAGGCCGCCCAGATCGGCTCCGGCCGGGCCCTGCGGGACGACGACTACGTCTTTCCCACCTACCGTGAACACGGTGTCGCGTGGGTCCGTGGCGTCGACCCCACGAATCTGCTGGGAATGTTCCGTGGTGTGAACCACGGTGGCTGGGATCCCAGCACCAACAATTTCCACCTGTACACGATCGTTCTCGGTTCGCAGACCCTGCACGCCACGGGCTATGCCATGGGTATCGCCAAGGACGGCGCGGATTCCGCCGTGCTCGCGTACTTCGGCGACGGCGCCTCCAGCCAGGGCGATGTGAACGAGTCGTTCGTCTTCTCCGCGGTCTACAACGCCCCCGTCGTGTTCTTCTGCCAGAACAACCAGTGGGCCATCTCCGAGCCCACCGAGAAGCAGACCCGTGTCCCGCTCTACCAGCGCGCCCGCGGCTTCGGCTTCCCCGGCGTCCGCGTCGACGGCAACGACGTCCTCGCGTGCCTGGCCGTGACGCGGTCGGCGCTCGAACGCGCTCGCCGCGGCGAGGGCCCGACGCTCATCGAGGCGTTCACCTACCGCATGGCCGCCCACACCACCTCCGACGACCCGACGAAGTACCGCCGGGACGAGGAGCGCGAGGCCTGGGAGGCGAAGGACCCGATCCAGCGCCTCAAGGCGTACATGGAGAACGAGGGCCACGCCGACGCGGCCTTCTTCGAGGAGCTGGAGGCGGAGAGCGAGGCCCTCGGCAAGCAGGTCCGCGAGGTCGTGCGCGCCATGCCCGTCCCGGAGCACATGGCGATCTTCGACCACACGTACGCGGACGGGCACGCGCTCGTCGACGAGGAGCGCGCGGAGTTCGCCGCCTACCAGGCGTCCTTCGCGAACGGAGAGGCCGAGTAA